From Bacilli bacterium PM5-9:
TAATGTTTATGCAAAGGAGGTAAAATAAAATGAATTTTGAAACAATAATCGGAATTGAAATTCACTGTGAATTAAAAACAAATACTAAAATGTTCTCTGGTTCAAAAGTTGGATTCAATGATCCAGTAAATACAAATGTAAATGAAGTGGATTTAGGAATGCCAGGAACACTTCCAGCTTTAAATAAACGTGGTGTTGAACAAGCATTAAAAGCATGTCATATCTTTAATATGGATATTAACCCTGTTTTAAGATTTGATCGTAAATGTTATTTCTATCCTGATTTAACAAAAGGTTTTCAAATAACACAAAATGACTATCCAATAGGAACAAATGGTCATATTACAATAGATATGGATGAATATAAAAAAGAAGTAAAAATTACTAAAGTTGTAATTGAAGAGGATACTGCTAAATTAACACATCTTGATGATTGTACTTTAATTGATTATAACCGTTGCGGAAACCCTTTAATTGAAATTATTAGTGATGCATCTATGCGTAGTGCTAAAGAAGCAGCTACATACGTTAATACATTAAGAAATATGTTAATGTATGCAAATATTAGTGATGCAAAAATGGAAGAAGGATCACTTCGTTGTGATGTTAATATTTCATTAAGACCATTTGGTCAAGAAGAGTTTGGAACAAAAACTGAAATAAAAAATTTAAATTCAATTTCTAATATTGAAAAAGCAATTAATTATGAAGTTGAAAGACAAAAGAAAATTATTTTAAGTAATGAAACATTAGAATCAGAAAC
This genomic window contains:
- a CDS encoding aspartyl-tRNA(Asn)/glutamyl-tRNA(Gln) amidotransferase subunit B (product_source=KO:K02434; cath_funfam=1.10.10.410; cog=COG0064; ko=KO:K02434; pfam=PF02637,PF02934; smart=SM00845; superfamily=55931,89095; tigrfam=TIGR00133) — protein: MNFETIIGIEIHCELKTNTKMFSGSKVGFNDPVNTNVNEVDLGMPGTLPALNKRGVEQALKACHIFNMDINPVLRFDRKCYFYPDLTKGFQITQNDYPIGTNGHITIDMDEYKKEVKITKVVIEEDTAKLTHLDDCTLIDYNRCGNPLIEIISDASMRSAKEAATYVNTLRNMLMYANISDAKMEEGSLRCDVNISLRPFGQEEFGTKTEIKNLNSISNIEKAINYEVERQKKIILSNETLESETRRFDEATKTTIAMRRKDGVIDYRFHREPNILPTVISNDLIEGVKKEIPLMPAELIDIYTNKYGISIVDARILTSDILLSNYFNEAVKHTTNYKTVANWIISEILSYLNKNNFSIDKQALSPESLAKMINYMDEGLISSKHLKQIFEIVTTSNSDDVDKIIKENKMLMISDEKEILVFIENVIKNNPESINDYKNGKDNALKFLLGQIMKDSHGQVNPKLTNELLIKELNKL